A section of the Oncorhynchus tshawytscha isolate Ot180627B linkage group LG09, Otsh_v2.0, whole genome shotgun sequence genome encodes:
- the LOC112258456 gene encoding protein FAM102A-like, giving the protein MEASRRLAARLHTITVLGKHFWTHNFSVSLLLDELGNVPQVTGLIFCKVRLLDGSFTEESPRLEVLHNSVQWGKMFEFECQTAVNSLSGVLDDCMCRLSVRKDTKGGRSYQKVGYVDLNLSEYAGSGYVTRHCLLEGYMNKDNKLDNSLLKVRQLFRSKRDPTPFIVHSFSAIHGENRRSR; this is encoded by the exons ATGGAGGCTAGTAGGCGGTTGGCAGCTCGCCTGCATACCATCACGGTGCTCGGGAAACACTTCTGGACGCACAACTTCTCCGTCTCCCTACTCTTGGATGAGCTGGGCAATGTGCCACAAGTCACAGGGTTGATTTTCTGCAAAGTTCGCTTGCTTGATGGCTCCTTTACTGAGGAATCTCCAAG ACTGGAAGTCCTGCACAACTCAGTGCAATGGGGAAAGATGTTTGAATTTGAGTGCCAAACTGCAGTCAACAGCTTGTCTGGAGTCCTGGATGACTGCATGTGTAGACTGTCAGTTCGCAAG GACACAAAGGGAGGAAGGTCATACCAAAAG GTGGGTTATGTTGATCTCAAcctgtctgagtatgcaggctcTGGGTATGTGACCCGGCACTGCCTCCTAGAGGGATATATGAACAAGGACAACAAGCTAGACAACTCCCTTCTCAAGGTCAGACAATTATTTAGGTCCAAACGGgaccctactccctttatagtgcactcctttagtGCAATACATGGGGAGAATAGGAGAAGTAGATAA
- the LOC112258457 gene encoding protein PET100 homolog, mitochondrial produces the protein MGVKIEVFRMMLYLSFPVTMFWISNQAEYFEEYIVKRKREIFPPDEKMHRKELEDFKERMRDRKERRLLKRMALEEAEKD, from the exons ATGGGGGTGAAAATCGAGGTGTTTCGT ATGATGCTGTATTTGTCCTTCCCTGTAACCATGTTCTGGATCTCCAACCAAGCAGagtactttgaagaatatattgTGAAGAGAAAG AGGGAGATTTTCCCCCCCGATGAGAagatgcat AGGAAAGAGCTGGAAGACTTCAAAGAGCGGATGCGAGACCGCAAGGAGCGGCGGCTACTGAAACGGATGGCCTTGGAGGAGGCTGAGAAGGACTGA